The Prodigiosinella aquatilis region TTTTATTTCCGTGTCGAATGTAGCATCTGTATGCAAAACAGCATGATTATAAATTTCACATATCGTGGGCAGATCTTCCGGTATTGCTTGTCTGATTATCATTGAGCACCCCTGATAAAGCTGATGGCGTCTTCATAGGTTGCGCTTTTGAATAAAATGTATCCGGTGCGATTGACAACATTCTTGGGACTATTTTCAGAAATTTTGATATATCTCTGTGCAATATCCTCTTGTAGGTTTGTTATTTTTCCGGGTACTACGACATCCTCACCAAACAGGAAACGGACACCGACAAAACAATCAGGATCCTGACGCGCACTTTGCGTTTCATGTAAGTTTCCTGCATCTTCCGAACGGGATAGAAGGTAGAACTCCTCAAGCGAACGGCCATGCTTTAACTCAACCAAGTTGGAAATCAGATCTCCGGCTATTCTGGAGGCTACTTCAATGAGATAAAGCTTTCCATTTTCATTCTGACGGAATTCCACATGTAGAACCGCGCTTGTCACCTGCATTGCGCCAATGACTTCATTGACCAGCTTTTCACACCCATTCGGATAATATTCAGGAGAAAGGGAGATATGTCCAATTTCATCAAAATAGGGTTCATCAGAAAGAAGTTTTCGCGTGATATAAAAGTCAATGCAAACGCCTTTATGGACCATGACTTCTGCACTGTATTCTGTTCCCTCTATATACTGTTCCAGAAGAGCCGTTCCTTCAAACCGTATACCGGTTGCTTTTGATAGCTTATGGGAAATAATAGCGTCAACTGCATCTGATAATTCACTTTCATGTTCGATTTTTTTTACAAAAAAACTCGCTGCTCCATCAACCGGCTTTATGATGAGGGGGAATTTTAATCCTCCGAGTAGGGATTGAATATTTTCCTTAGTAGAAACTATACCATACTGTTTTGGTTGCGATATAATGCCTCTCGAAAGCCAGTCGCGCATAACCTTCTTATTGCGGAAGCGGTTAATGTCGCCCTGATTAAAGGATAAACTCAAGCTTGCGCAAATTTTTTCTGTCAGGGGAACTGCCAGTTCTCCTCCGGGAACTACAGAAAATATACGATTTTTCAGCGTGTATATATTTTCCATAATTGCATCAAGACACTCGACTCCGAGCCCATCTGTGACAATATAGTTTCCTTCTTTCAGTAAAGGCGAGTCCGGTATATGCTCTTTATGAAAAAGGTATATAGGGGTTTTATTTAACTTTATTGCAGCGCTATAGAACTGTTTTACGCTGTAGTTGCTGATTGCACCTATAATAAGTACTTTATCTTTCATTTAAGGCTTCCTTCCAGTTTAAGTATACAAAAAATAAATATTGACACTCCAGAAACAATAAACAATAATAAACCTTTATTACCTGCGTGATAAAGCAATCCGGCAATGGGTGCTGACAGGGCTGCACTTACACTTACGCTCAGAAGCGTAACGTCTTTTAATACCATTTCTCTGTGTTCAGATTTAAATGCAGAAACAAAAGAGATGACATACGGGAGGAAAAGTATTTCAGATATGGCCATTAAGACTGAGGAGCTTAAAATCCTGTATAGCTCTCCCTCATAACCCATGAAAGGGACGACGGAGGCAAGTGCGAATAAGGTTGCAGACAGTACAACTTTTTTATCATGTACTCCCAATTTTTCAGTAAGGAATAAAACTGGAAAGGAGAATATGACGATTGCCAGAGAGTTGACCGTGAAATACACAGCAATGAAGTTCTGAGCAGCCTCAATCTTATCCGGTCGAACCTGAGTAATTCTCAGAGGGATATAAGAAAAGATAAATGCGAAAATGATGGAATTCATTAGTACGATAAGATAGAGAGGCCAATACCTGTGGAATCGACTGACTGTATTCTCAGGCAAAGGTTTTCCCAAAACAGCTACGGATTTCAGCGACGCTTTACGGGTGAAAAGAAGTGGCGCAAGTACTGCAGAACAAAGAGCAAGAAAGACTGCTGTCTTTACCAGACCCAATATCCCCCATTTTTGCAGTATGCCTGCCGCCGCAAGCGGAACGGAACAGGAAACAACGTTCGACACTACATTCGCTGTTGAAAGTGCACGTTTAATACCAGCTTCATTATTGGTCTGCATATGTATCTGGCGGTTAAAATCGCTGAAATTAACCAGTGAAATCCTCATTAACCCCACGCCAACCATAAGCATCCATGGCAGGCTGCTGCTCATTCCCGACAGCACTGCTACGGATCCAGTCACGATCAGCACCATGATCAATGTTAGCATTCTCGATGATTGGGAAAACACGGGGCGCAGATACAACGTCAGTGCGGCAACGGCATTACAGACCCCTAATCCAATGGTCATTTCGCTGA contains the following coding sequences:
- a CDS encoding ATP-grasp domain-containing protein encodes the protein MKDKVLIIGAISNYSVKQFYSAAIKLNKTPIYLFHKEHIPDSPLLKEGNYIVTDGLGVECLDAIMENIYTLKNRIFSVVPGGELAVPLTEKICASLSLSFNQGDINRFRNKKVMRDWLSRGIISQPKQYGIVSTKENIQSLLGGLKFPLIIKPVDGAASFFVKKIEHESELSDAVDAIISHKLSKATGIRFEGTALLEQYIEGTEYSAEVMVHKGVCIDFYITRKLLSDEPYFDEIGHISLSPEYYPNGCEKLVNEVIGAMQVTSAVLHVEFRQNENGKLYLIEVASRIAGDLISNLVELKHGRSLEEFYLLSRSEDAGNLHETQSARQDPDCFVGVRFLFGEDVVVPGKITNLQEDIAQRYIKISENSPKNVVNRTGYILFKSATYEDAISFIRGAQ